In one window of Flavobacterium ginsengisoli DNA:
- a CDS encoding MFS transporter, whose protein sequence is MKKSLIALSLGGLTIGITEFVMMGLLPDIASDMKVSIPVAGYLISSYALGVVIGAPLLVIAGRNYAPKKMLLILALMLAVFNALSIIAPDYNVLFASRFLSGLPHGAFFGVGAVVASRLADKGKEAQAISIMFAGLTIANLIGVPIGTYIGHHFIWRYTFVLIAIVGLLTFLAIYLWMPNLEKGESVNMKTQLQFFKKTEAWLIIGITAIGFGGLFAWISYIAPLLINVSKFSPEDVSTILILAGLGMVVGNFVGGKLADKYSPAPTVLALLFVMVLDLLMVYFFSFNQYISLFLTFLTGAISFSVIAPIQMLMIKTAKDAEMIASAALQGSFNIGNALGAFLGGLPLATGYNFASPNLIGIAMAMTGMVITFILMRLHQKQVHVQVA, encoded by the coding sequence ATGAAAAAAAGTCTTATTGCACTCTCTTTAGGAGGGTTAACTATTGGTATTACAGAATTTGTAATGATGGGATTACTCCCAGATATTGCTTCAGATATGAAAGTCTCGATTCCGGTTGCTGGATATTTAATTTCGTCTTATGCACTTGGAGTTGTTATTGGAGCGCCTTTATTAGTAATCGCAGGAAGAAATTATGCGCCTAAAAAAATGCTTTTAATTTTGGCTTTAATGCTGGCAGTTTTTAATGCATTATCAATTATAGCTCCTGATTATAATGTTCTATTTGCTTCTCGATTTTTATCTGGATTGCCGCACGGAGCATTCTTTGGAGTGGGAGCGGTAGTCGCAAGCCGTTTGGCAGACAAAGGAAAAGAAGCGCAGGCAATTTCTATAATGTTTGCTGGTTTAACGATTGCTAATTTAATAGGTGTGCCAATTGGTACTTATATAGGTCACCATTTTATTTGGCGTTATACCTTTGTATTAATTGCGATTGTTGGTTTGTTGACCTTTTTGGCAATTTATTTATGGATGCCGAATCTTGAAAAAGGTGAAAGCGTGAATATGAAAACACAACTTCAGTTTTTTAAGAAAACAGAAGCATGGTTAATTATCGGAATTACGGCAATTGGTTTTGGAGGTCTTTTTGCTTGGATCAGTTATATTGCTCCTTTATTAATTAATGTATCGAAATTTTCACCGGAAGATGTTTCTACAATTTTAATCTTAGCAGGATTAGGAATGGTTGTCGGTAATTTTGTCGGAGGAAAATTGGCAGATAAATATTCGCCAGCACCAACCGTACTAGCGTTACTATTTGTAATGGTACTTGATTTGTTGATGGTTTACTTTTTCTCTTTCAATCAATATATTTCATTGTTTTTGACATTCTTAACAGGAGCAATTTCTTTCTCTGTTATTGCGCCAATTCAGATGCTTATGATTAAGACAGCCAAAGATGCAGAGATGATTGCATCAGCAGCGCTTCAAGGAAGTTTTAATATCGGGAATGCTTTAGGAGCTTTCTTAGGAGGACTGCCTTTAGCGACTGGTTATAATTTTGCTTCGCCTAATCTTATAGGTATTGCAATGGCTATGACCGGAATGGTGATTACATTTATATTGATGAGGTTACATCAAAAACAAGTGCACGTACAAGTCGCATAA
- a CDS encoding glycoside hydrolase family 2 protein — MKKIAMLCCTFLLMGKTIAQEIPLVTNISARNNITLNGKWRYIVDPLENGYFNYRLEPFKDNGFFENKKWNTTELSEYNFATSAVMDIPSDWNSKDQRLFFYEGTVWFQKDFNYKKDAKSKGILHFGAVNYDAKVYVNGKMAGTHIGGYTPFNFDVTDLLVDGNNFVVVKVDNKRHKDNVPTVNMDWWNYGGITRDVTLAQVPNTYIEDYLVQLDKKEKGKISGWIKLNNESGNQSVSVSIPELKIKKNVTTDAKGVAYFEIKANPVLWTPEQPKLYDVTISKADENIADKIGFRTIETKGKEILLNGKKVFLRGISIHEEAPFRSGRAWSQNDAITLLTWAKELGCNYVRLAHYPHNENMVREAEKMGLMIWSEVPVYWTISWTNPETYANAEHQLHDMIYRDKNRCGIVIWSIANETPHGDDRDVFLSKLAKYARTQDNSRLISMAMEVTSSSNNINTLHDNMNEYVDIVSFNQYLGWYRGTNESCKDMQWVIPYNKPVIISEFGGEALQGLHGDKKERWNEEYQEELYIQNTQMFNRIEGLAGVSPWILVDFRSPRRQLPNIQDFFNRKGLISDQGIKKKAFYVMKDWYAQKEKEYK; from the coding sequence ATGAAGAAAATTGCAATGCTGTGCTGTACTTTTTTGTTGATGGGAAAAACAATAGCTCAGGAAATTCCATTAGTAACTAATATTTCAGCTAGAAACAATATTACTTTAAACGGAAAATGGAGATATATTGTAGATCCTTTAGAAAATGGATATTTTAATTACCGTTTAGAACCTTTTAAAGACAACGGATTTTTCGAAAATAAAAAATGGAACACCACAGAATTAAGCGAATATAATTTTGCAACCTCAGCAGTAATGGATATTCCGTCTGATTGGAATTCGAAAGATCAAAGACTGTTTTTTTACGAAGGAACGGTTTGGTTTCAGAAAGACTTTAATTATAAAAAAGATGCAAAATCGAAAGGAATTCTTCACTTCGGGGCAGTCAATTATGATGCAAAAGTCTACGTGAACGGAAAAATGGCAGGAACTCATATTGGAGGTTATACACCTTTTAATTTTGATGTAACCGATTTGTTAGTTGACGGAAACAATTTTGTAGTAGTAAAAGTCGATAACAAACGCCATAAAGACAACGTGCCAACGGTAAATATGGATTGGTGGAATTACGGCGGAATCACAAGAGACGTAACTCTGGCTCAGGTTCCGAATACGTATATCGAAGATTATTTGGTTCAATTGGATAAAAAAGAAAAAGGAAAAATTTCGGGTTGGATAAAACTCAATAATGAAAGCGGAAATCAATCAGTTTCAGTTTCAATTCCAGAATTAAAAATCAAAAAGAACGTTACAACAGATGCTAAAGGAGTTGCGTATTTCGAAATAAAAGCCAATCCTGTTTTATGGACACCCGAACAACCAAAATTGTACGACGTAACTATAAGTAAAGCAGATGAAAATATTGCTGATAAAATTGGTTTTAGAACCATTGAGACAAAAGGCAAAGAAATTCTATTAAACGGAAAAAAAGTCTTTTTACGCGGAATCAGCATTCACGAAGAAGCACCTTTTAGATCCGGAAGAGCATGGTCTCAAAATGATGCGATTACATTATTGACTTGGGCAAAAGAATTAGGCTGTAATTATGTTCGTTTGGCGCATTATCCGCACAACGAAAATATGGTAAGAGAAGCTGAAAAAATGGGATTAATGATTTGGTCTGAAGTTCCTGTTTATTGGACTATTTCGTGGACAAATCCCGAAACTTATGCCAATGCAGAACATCAATTGCATGACATGATTTACCGTGATAAAAATCGTTGCGGCATTGTAATTTGGTCAATTGCCAACGAAACGCCACATGGAGATGACCGAGATGTATTCTTAAGCAAATTAGCAAAATATGCTCGCACACAAGATAATTCTCGTTTAATAAGTATGGCAATGGAGGTTACTTCGAGTTCGAATAACATCAATACACTTCATGATAATATGAATGAATATGTAGATATCGTAAGTTTTAATCAATACTTAGGTTGGTACAGAGGAACTAACGAATCTTGCAAAGACATGCAATGGGTAATTCCGTATAACAAACCCGTTATTATAAGTGAATTTGGAGGCGAAGCGTTACAAGGTCTTCATGGTGATAAAAAAGAACGTTGGAACGAAGAATATCAAGAAGAATTGTACATTCAAAACACACAAATGTTCAACAGAATTGAAGGTCTAGCAGGAGTTTCTCCTTGGATTTTAGTCGATTTTAGATCGCCAAGAAGACAGTTGCCGAATATTCAGGATTTCTTCAATCGCAAAGGTTTAATTTCTGATCAGGGAATTAAAAAGAAAGCTTTTTATGTCATGAAAGATTGGTATGCACAAAAAGAAAAAGAATATAAGTAA
- a CDS encoding RagB/SusD family nutrient uptake outer membrane protein yields the protein MKHKILIAGMFVASFFTSCSDDYLDAPAKSTLDESVIFSNPGLAEGAIDGIKIPFAETNSYRGRYLPFYGLNTDTEWYNSSQTVSDASDLCTYDAQSINSQMNTTNNAWAMMYSGIERANIAIRGLRTYGNPTPGSELGYLLGEALTLRAIYYADLVKAWGDVPARFEPLNNETLYVSKSSRDVIYKQIIADLGEVATLVPWPGGSAATSSVERINKAFVKGFRARLALAASGYQQYPDGIRRSTDPELSVANMYVLALAESRSVIASGSAHLESSFETFWKKYNQEYIVAGGESLWEIPFSDGRGRMLFTFAVKHTTNDQFHANGANRGGTAGPLPTVFYDYDQEDTRRDVTCVPYKYGTAVNNVAKQELGALNTWYFGKYRYEWMTRFVTSTNDDGVNKIYMRYAEVLLIASRSEQMS from the coding sequence ATGAAACATAAAATATTAATAGCAGGAATGTTTGTTGCAAGCTTTTTTACTTCTTGCTCAGATGATTACTTAGATGCCCCAGCAAAATCAACATTAGATGAGTCAGTTATTTTTTCTAATCCAGGATTGGCTGAAGGCGCAATTGATGGAATAAAAATTCCTTTTGCAGAAACGAATTCATATAGAGGCCGTTATCTTCCTTTTTATGGTTTGAATACAGATACAGAATGGTATAACTCTTCTCAAACTGTAAGTGATGCGTCAGATTTGTGTACTTATGATGCGCAATCGATTAATTCTCAAATGAATACAACTAATAATGCGTGGGCAATGATGTACTCAGGTATTGAACGTGCTAATATTGCTATTAGAGGTTTGCGTACTTACGGAAATCCAACTCCTGGATCGGAGCTAGGATATTTATTAGGTGAGGCATTAACTCTAAGAGCTATTTATTATGCCGATTTAGTAAAAGCATGGGGAGATGTGCCGGCAAGATTTGAACCGTTAAATAACGAAACTTTATATGTGTCGAAATCAAGCCGTGATGTGATTTACAAGCAGATTATTGCCGATTTAGGAGAAGTCGCAACATTAGTGCCTTGGCCAGGTGGAAGCGCAGCAACAAGTAGTGTAGAAAGAATTAATAAAGCGTTCGTAAAAGGATTCCGCGCTCGTTTGGCATTGGCTGCCAGCGGTTACCAGCAATATCCTGACGGTATTAGAAGAAGTACAGATCCTGAATTGTCTGTTGCAAATATGTATGTTCTAGCATTGGCAGAATCTCGTTCTGTTATTGCAAGCGGTTCTGCACATTTAGAGTCTTCATTTGAAACATTCTGGAAAAAATACAATCAAGAATATATTGTTGCAGGCGGAGAATCTCTATGGGAAATACCTTTTTCAGATGGTAGAGGGCGTATGTTGTTTACTTTTGCTGTAAAACATACTACAAACGACCAGTTTCATGCAAATGGAGCGAATCGTGGAGGAACTGCAGGACCACTTCCTACTGTTTTTTATGATTATGATCAAGAAGATACAAGAAGAGATGTAACATGTGTTCCTTATAAATATGGTACAGCGGTAAATAATGTTGCTAAGCAAGAATTAGGGGCATTAAATACTTGGTATTTTGGAAAATATAGATACGAATGGATGACTCGCTTTGTGACATCAACAAATGATGATGGAGTGAATAAAATTTATATGCGATACGCCGAAGTTCTTTTAATAGCAAGCAGAAGCGAGCAAATGAGTTAG
- a CDS encoding pentapeptide repeat-containing protein — protein MESKLYQNRTFETIDYSEQSLAHTEFVNCEFINCNFSKSDLSHNDFLDCTFKNCNLSLATLRNTGLKNIKFIGCKLMGLDFSACNSFLFSMNFEDCILDYSTFIYKKLKKTTFADCFLKETDFSNTDLSLAVFKNCDLSGATFVESILEKTDFRSSRNYAFDPSENKIKGTKVSHAALAGLLQKFDLSIE, from the coding sequence ATGGAATCAAAATTATATCAAAATCGCACTTTTGAAACGATCGACTATTCGGAACAAAGTTTAGCCCATACTGAATTTGTAAACTGCGAATTCATAAACTGTAATTTCTCTAAAAGTGATTTAAGCCATAACGACTTTTTAGATTGTACTTTTAAAAATTGCAACCTTTCTTTGGCAACTTTAAGAAACACCGGATTGAAAAACATCAAGTTTATCGGCTGTAAATTAATGGGATTGGACTTTAGTGCTTGCAATAGTTTTCTGTTTTCAATGAATTTTGAAGATTGCATTTTAGACTATTCTACTTTCATTTACAAAAAGCTAAAGAAAACTACTTTTGCAGATTGTTTTTTAAAAGAAACTGATTTTTCTAATACCGATTTGTCTCTGGCAGTTTTTAAGAATTGTGATCTTTCTGGTGCCACTTTCGTGGAAAGTATTCTAGAAAAAACAGATTTCAGAAGTTCTCGAAATTATGCTTTTGATCCGTCAGAAAATAAGATTAAAGGAACAAAGGTTTCGCATGCGGCGCTTGCAGGTTTACTTCAAAAATTTGATTTATCTATTGAGTAG
- a CDS encoding helix-turn-helix domain-containing protein: MTTLKRKHQVNYYSSLLNVTPNHLNKCVKTVTGKSAVKWIDENILLEAKYLLFQTTLSVGEIATQVGFEDQSYFSRFFKKTEGISPIRYRKMIDKS; the protein is encoded by the coding sequence ATGACCACATTAAAACGCAAGCACCAAGTTAATTACTACTCTTCTTTATTAAATGTTACTCCAAACCATTTAAACAAATGCGTTAAAACGGTAACAGGGAAATCAGCTGTTAAATGGATTGACGAAAACATATTACTAGAAGCCAAATATTTACTATTTCAAACTACACTTTCTGTGGGCGAAATTGCAACGCAAGTAGGCTTTGAAGATCAATCTTACTTTAGCCGATTTTTTAAAAAAACAGAAGGAATCTCTCCTATACGATACCGAAAAATGATTGATAAGTCCTAA
- a CDS encoding HNH endonuclease, translated as MVVKHWEKCAITKCENQSILIASHIKPWKDSDNLEKLDPFNGILLSPIYDKLFDKYLISFDDNGNILISDELTNNDLVALNVKKTDKLNFHKLEKRHLDYLIHHRNIFFSKNEI; from the coding sequence ATGGTTGTTAAACATTGGGAGAAATGCGCAATTACAAAATGTGAAAATCAATCAATTCTTATTGCTTCTCACATAAAACCATGGAAGGATAGTGATAATTTAGAAAAGCTAGATCCTTTTAATGGGATTTTACTTTCTCCTATTTACGACAAACTGTTTGATAAGTATTTAATTTCATTCGATGATAATGGCAATATTTTAATTTCTGATGAACTTACAAATAATGATTTAGTTGCACTGAATGTAAAGAAAACTGACAAATTAAATTTTCATAAATTAGAAAAAAGACATCTTGACTATTTAATTCATCATAGAAATATATTTTTTTCAAAAAATGAAATATAA
- a CDS encoding DUF4957 domain-containing protein, with product MKTKYKVKGFIAVMLLALAVSSCESYNEAVIDSLDVNRAFSPVGISAVVRNKTTVELNWTVKDDADHYVVEISADDANFGTIYKTLNVAPTELPVQIALEGETVYSFRVKAISATGLEDSKWSLATATTLAEDIYLATVDGDIDAKQVTLRWPANSTVTQIVVNPGAITHVITPAEKVSGVAIVTGLTGETSYTADLYNGTKKRGSKAFTTGIDIGDGILVKSTDDLMQKIADAESGAILVLEPGDYTADNQIGAITLNKSITLRGLRSFNKPKLHVNFVMTNGATNLSLIDLDLKGDSFASGSNISVVKYNDNNTTYGALLISGCNIHDYAVSLISAGLSASKMTSAIIENTIVTNILTTGGEFIDFRGSNLGQLTLKNSTFNNCATARYFIRMDAGLTGSSNVLIDACTISNPNMLAATGNAILYTRFATTSIIVRNTLFANTPAPYTRETATPNPTFTNNNYFNSPNLIGNPNSLANNRPDASGTSLDPQFGTTSGDFTIKDQTLIDRKVGDPLWYGGR from the coding sequence ATGAAAACAAAATATAAAGTAAAAGGATTTATTGCTGTAATGTTGCTGGCTCTGGCGGTTTCAAGCTGTGAGAGTTACAATGAAGCGGTTATTGACAGTTTAGATGTAAATAGGGCTTTTTCGCCAGTAGGCATCTCGGCCGTGGTTAGAAATAAAACTACAGTCGAATTAAATTGGACAGTTAAAGATGATGCAGATCATTATGTAGTAGAAATTAGTGCCGATGATGCTAATTTCGGTACAATTTATAAAACTTTAAATGTTGCTCCAACAGAACTTCCTGTGCAAATTGCATTAGAAGGAGAAACAGTTTATTCGTTTAGAGTAAAGGCAATTAGCGCTACAGGTCTAGAAGATTCTAAGTGGTCTCTTGCTACTGCCACTACTTTGGCAGAAGATATTTATCTTGCTACGGTAGATGGAGATATTGATGCTAAACAGGTTACTTTAAGATGGCCTGCAAATAGCACTGTGACACAAATTGTAGTTAACCCAGGAGCAATAACACATGTTATTACGCCAGCAGAAAAAGTTAGTGGTGTTGCAATAGTAACAGGATTAACAGGAGAAACTTCTTATACAGCAGATTTGTATAACGGAACTAAAAAGAGAGGATCTAAAGCTTTTACAACTGGAATTGATATTGGAGATGGTATTTTGGTTAAATCAACAGACGATTTAATGCAGAAAATTGCTGATGCAGAATCTGGAGCTATACTTGTTCTTGAACCAGGAGATTATACTGCTGATAACCAAATAGGAGCAATTACCTTAAACAAATCAATAACACTAAGAGGTTTACGTAGTTTTAATAAACCAAAGCTTCATGTTAATTTTGTAATGACAAACGGAGCGACTAATTTAAGCTTAATAGATCTTGACTTGAAAGGAGATAGTTTTGCTAGCGGTAGCAATATTTCTGTTGTCAAATACAACGATAATAATACAACTTATGGTGCACTTTTAATAAGTGGTTGTAATATACATGATTACGCAGTTTCATTAATAAGTGCTGGTTTATCAGCTTCTAAGATGACTTCAGCAATAATCGAAAACACAATTGTAACCAATATCTTGACTACTGGAGGAGAATTTATTGACTTTAGAGGATCAAACTTAGGACAGCTTACTCTTAAAAACAGTACGTTTAACAACTGCGCAACAGCAAGATATTTCATTCGTATGGATGCCGGACTTACCGGAAGTTCAAATGTGTTAATAGATGCTTGTACGATTTCTAATCCAAATATGCTTGCAGCAACAGGAAATGCAATTTTGTATACACGTTTTGCTACTACATCAATAATTGTACGTAATACATTGTTTGCAAATACACCAGCACCATATACAAGAGAAACGGCAACTCCAAATCCGACATTTACAAATAATAATTATTTCAATTCACCAAACTTAATTGGTAATCCTAATTCGCTTGCTAATAATAGACCAGATGCATCTGGAACTTCATTAGATCCTCAATTTGGAACTACTTCTGGTGACTTTACGATTAAAGATCAAACCTTAATCGATCGAAAAGTTGGAGATCCACTTTGGTACGGTGGCAGATAA
- a CDS encoding SusC/RagA family TonB-linked outer membrane protein, whose amino-acid sequence MNFKELLNKGANFCFKLVFLLCLLIGSQIHAQGTTIEGTVKDAAGLSLPGVNVLEKGTKNGTSTDFDGHYKLKLTNPKAVLSFSFIGFKSIDISADGKTKVNATMSEDSNNLNEVVVIGYGTSKKSDLTGAVATFSGSEVRKIPVPNVAEALTGRIAGVSVSSSEGSPDSNVQIRIRGNGSLSQDASPLYIVDGFPVNNINDISSSDIETMTVLKDASSTAIYGSRGAYGVIIVTTKKGKDGKIAVNYNMFYGMKKLANTIDVTSPEDYVKWQYEYALLDQSDKTILSNPSSYTKYFGNWQDYDMYKGMKGNNWQKQVFGRTGEVQSRDLSIRGGSDKMNYNFNYAHYDEKAIMLGSDFKRNNLSLALNSKASDKVDLSFTVRYSDTEINGAGMNEQNEASSADSRLKNIVGYAPIPIPGLTTDDTDEAVANNLTHPFVAITDNNRQQFRKNFNTLGSFSWKLTSDLIFKTELGLDNYNFQDYRFYGRTTYYVKNNPAAERQGMPALIMSDRKDTRFRNANTLNYDLKKIMGEDHSLKLLLGEESINYNRNDLTSTIHGFPLSFELDEAKKLTTQGTPVSVDNFYFPDDKLLSFFGRANYDYKDRYLLTATYRADGSSKFLGSNKWGFFPAAAAAWKISGEEFMKNASWVNLLKLRVSYGEAGNNNIPTGQMVQSFASTTSTWINGVDSYWATSKTMANPDLKWETTVTQNIGLDYDLFKNKVTGSVEFYKNKTKDLLMNFPISGGYDYQYRNMGEIQNSGVEATLNLNLIERPKYGVSVSFNSCFQY is encoded by the coding sequence ATGAACTTTAAAGAATTATTAAACAAAGGAGCAAACTTTTGCTTTAAACTTGTTTTCTTACTGTGCTTATTGATCGGTAGTCAAATACACGCGCAGGGCACAACGATAGAGGGAACCGTGAAGGATGCCGCGGGACTTTCTCTTCCTGGGGTAAACGTCTTAGAAAAAGGAACTAAGAACGGAACTTCTACCGATTTTGACGGGCATTACAAATTAAAGCTTACTAATCCGAAAGCAGTCTTAAGCTTTTCTTTCATAGGATTTAAAAGCATTGACATTTCTGCAGACGGAAAAACAAAAGTAAATGCAACAATGTCTGAAGATTCTAATAACTTAAATGAAGTTGTTGTAATTGGATATGGAACATCTAAGAAATCTGATTTGACTGGAGCAGTTGCTACATTTTCTGGAAGTGAAGTTCGTAAAATTCCAGTGCCAAACGTAGCTGAGGCATTAACAGGACGTATTGCTGGAGTATCGGTAAGCAGTTCTGAAGGTTCTCCAGATTCAAACGTTCAGATAAGAATTCGAGGAAATGGATCTTTAAGTCAAGATGCTTCTCCATTATATATCGTAGATGGATTTCCGGTAAATAATATCAATGATATTTCTTCTTCTGACATTGAAACGATGACAGTTTTGAAAGATGCATCATCTACTGCAATCTATGGTTCTAGAGGTGCTTATGGAGTTATTATCGTTACAACTAAAAAAGGTAAAGATGGTAAAATAGCAGTTAATTATAATATGTTCTACGGAATGAAAAAGTTGGCTAATACTATCGATGTTACATCTCCAGAAGATTACGTAAAATGGCAGTATGAGTATGCTTTACTAGATCAAAGCGATAAAACTATTTTGAGTAATCCAAGTTCTTATACTAAGTATTTTGGTAATTGGCAGGATTATGATATGTACAAAGGTATGAAAGGCAATAACTGGCAAAAGCAAGTTTTTGGACGTACCGGAGAAGTGCAAAGCCGTGATTTATCTATTCGTGGTGGAAGTGATAAAATGAACTATAACTTCAATTATGCACATTATGATGAAAAAGCAATTATGCTTGGATCAGATTTTAAAAGAAACAATTTATCTCTTGCTTTAAATAGTAAAGCTTCTGATAAAGTAGATTTAAGTTTTACAGTACGTTACTCTGATACTGAAATTAACGGTGCCGGTATGAATGAGCAAAATGAAGCTTCTTCTGCAGATTCTCGTTTAAAAAATATTGTGGGTTATGCACCAATTCCTATTCCAGGTTTAACGACAGACGATACAGACGAAGCGGTTGCTAACAACTTAACACATCCTTTTGTTGCTATTACAGATAACAACCGCCAGCAGTTTAGAAAGAACTTTAATACATTGGGAAGTTTTTCTTGGAAACTTACTTCAGATTTAATATTCAAAACAGAATTAGGTTTAGATAATTACAACTTCCAAGATTATCGTTTCTACGGCCGCACAACGTATTATGTAAAAAATAATCCTGCAGCCGAAAGACAAGGTATGCCTGCATTGATAATGTCAGATAGAAAAGATACTCGCTTTAGAAATGCAAATACTCTTAACTATGATTTGAAAAAAATAATGGGAGAAGATCATAGCTTAAAATTACTTTTAGGAGAAGAGTCTATTAATTATAATAGAAATGATTTGACAAGTACAATTCACGGATTTCCATTATCTTTTGAATTAGATGAAGCAAAAAAATTAACTACACAAGGAACGCCAGTTTCAGTTGATAATTTCTATTTCCCAGATGATAAATTACTTTCTTTCTTCGGACGTGCAAATTATGATTACAAAGACCGTTATCTTTTAACAGCGACTTATCGTGCCGATGGTTCAAGTAAGTTCTTAGGAAGTAATAAATGGGGATTTTTCCCAGCAGCAGCAGCAGCTTGGAAAATTTCGGGAGAAGAATTTATGAAAAATGCTTCATGGGTTAATTTGCTTAAATTAAGAGTAAGTTATGGTGAAGCAGGAAACAATAATATTCCGACAGGACAAATGGTTCAAAGTTTTGCATCTACTACATCTACATGGATTAATGGAGTAGATAGCTATTGGGCGACTTCAAAAACAATGGCTAATCCAGATTTGAAATGGGAAACTACTGTAACGCAAAATATTGGTTTAGATTACGATCTTTTCAAAAATAAGGTAACAGGATCTGTTGAGTTTTATAAAAACAAAACAAAAGACTTGCTAATGAATTTTCCAATTTCTGGAGGTTATGACTATCAGTATAGAAATATGGGTGAAATTCAAAACAGTGGTGTAGAGGCAACTTTAAACCTTAACTTAATTGAAAGACCTAAATATGGAGTAAGCGTATCATTTAACAGCTGCTTTCAATACTAA
- a CDS encoding nucleosidase has translation MIQINQTASFAVEDILFCFALESEAAEVFKGHNILFTGIGKVNATYELTKAIQKKRPSIIINLGSAGSGCFQKGEVICCTKFVQRDMDVRGLGFALYETPLSGLPPVLEYGLLMDNLQEGICGTGDNFEMEHCSDVYNIVDMEAYALAMIAMKENIPFLSLKYISDGADDNAAEDWTVQVHKAAIAYGKILGLIEEKVF, from the coding sequence ATGATACAAATTAACCAAACGGCATCTTTTGCTGTTGAAGATATATTATTCTGTTTTGCTCTTGAATCTGAAGCGGCAGAAGTTTTTAAAGGGCATAATATTTTATTTACAGGAATTGGAAAAGTAAATGCGACTTACGAATTGACAAAAGCCATTCAAAAGAAAAGGCCTTCTATCATTATAAATCTAGGATCGGCAGGAAGTGGTTGCTTTCAAAAAGGCGAAGTAATTTGCTGTACCAAATTTGTACAAAGAGATATGGATGTTCGCGGTTTAGGTTTTGCATTATACGAAACGCCACTTTCTGGTTTACCGCCAGTTTTAGAATATGGTTTGTTGATGGATAATCTTCAAGAAGGAATTTGCGGAACTGGAGATAATTTCGAAATGGAACATTGTTCAGATGTCTACAATATAGTTGATATGGAAGCCTACGCTTTGGCGATGATTGCCATGAAAGAGAATATTCCGTTTTTAAGCTTAAAATATATTTCTGACGGAGCCGATGATAATGCTGCCGAAGATTGGACGGTTCAGGTTCATAAAGCGGCAATTGCTTATGGGAAAATTTTGGGATTGATTGAAGAGAAAGTTTTTTAA
- a CDS encoding RagB/SusD family nutrient uptake outer membrane protein — MNLLTSKVAMFNALVDENKYEFTGEMERKQALIRWNLLKTKMDEAKADMKDLSNRSGNYKDVPTTLYYKYKADNVSLDIYGLNRGETTNPGADYSQFTWTWTGATADTKINTLYKPGVDPNNRQFWPIWKVFIESSNGMLTNDYGY; from the coding sequence GTGAATTTACTAACTAGTAAAGTAGCCATGTTTAATGCTCTTGTTGATGAAAACAAGTACGAGTTTACAGGAGAAATGGAGCGTAAACAAGCATTGATCCGTTGGAATTTACTTAAGACAAAAATGGATGAAGCTAAAGCTGATATGAAAGATTTGTCTAATCGTTCAGGAAATTATAAAGACGTTCCTACTACATTGTATTATAAATACAAAGCAGATAATGTTAGTCTTGATATTTATGGTTTGAACCGTGGAGAAACTACAAACCCGGGAGCAGATTATTCGCAATTTACATGGACTTGGACAGGTGCAACAGCAGATACTAAAATCAATACTTTATATAAACCTGGAGTAGATCCAAACAATAGACAATTCTGGCCAATTTGGAAAGTGTTTATTGAGAGTAGTAATGGAATGCTAACAAATGATTACGGTTATTAA